In the genome of Mytilus edulis chromosome 3, xbMytEdul2.2, whole genome shotgun sequence, one region contains:
- the LOC139516938 gene encoding neuronal acetylcholine receptor subunit alpha-2-like isoform X2 has translation MFISMSLTILTVNDMSIKDQALSISGYLNVAWVDDRLDWSNTSTTVQDYSNVKFLFSTEEYVWRPALIIENSVNDISIISDKTIPMRITSRGVIFWNPSGIYVVSCESDTTYYPLDSQECSIKVSSWAYTSTEVHLTLGDPPIDLSFYSANGEWDLIGSSGTKSGDKTRGSDSFSSLTFTVKLQRRPMFHILNTLFPVALMALLIAMVFKLDVESGEKIGFALTVLLAYAVYLTMISDNIPSTSVTVCYLSLYLAFIFSLGGISVVLTIFVLSLHHKPEEDEIPRWVKSLTNTVLLKMALMKSCGKCCRNSSKVTEIKKLKLSEKCEFPIVEATEDKNGDGITWHKLSVIMDRVFFNIYLLLIIMSTSMLLMVIFIHYSKA, from the exons ATGTTCATATCAATGAGTCTTACTATTTTAACTGTTAATGATATG AGCATCAAAGACCAAGCACTCTCAATATCAGGCTACTTAAATGTG GCGTGGGTAGATGATCGACTTGATTGGTCAAATACTTCCACGACTGTGCAAGACTATAGTAATGTCAAATTTTTGTTCAGTACTGAAGAATATGTTTGGAGACCAGCCCTTATTATAGAAAATTC GGTGAACGATATAAGTATCATAAGCGATAAAACCATTCCAATGCGTATAACCAGTAGAGGGGTTATCTTTTGGAATCCATCAGGTATTTACGTAGTTAGTTGTGAATCGGATACTACATATTATCCCCTCGACTCACAGGAGTGTTCTATTAAGGTTTCTTCGTGGGCATACACGTCAACTGAAGTACACTTGACACTGGGTGATCCGCCGATTGATTTGAGTTTTTATTCAGCTAACGGTGAATGGGATCTAATTGGATCCAGTGGTACAAAATCTGGTGATAAAACAAGAGGCTCAGACTCGTTTTCATCTTTAACGTTTACAGTCAAATTGCAGCGACGACCTATGTTCCATATTCTCAACACCTTATTTCCGGTCGCATTAATGGCGCTCCTAATAGCAATGGtattcaagttggatgtagagtCTGGTGAAAAGATAGGATTTGCCTTGACTGTCCTGTTGGCCTATGCAGTGTATTTGACAATGATATCTGATAATATTCCAAGTACATCAGTAACTGTTTGTTATCTGT cgTTGTACCTGGCATTTATTTTTTCGTTAGGGGGCATATCAGTTGTCCTCACAATCTTTGTTCTCAGTTTACATCACAAACCAGAAGAAGATGAAATACCACGATGGGTGAAATCTCTCACAAACACAGTTCTTCTTAAAATGGCATTAATGAAAAGCTGTGGAAAATGCTGCAGAAATTCTTCCAAAGTAACAGAGATCAAGAAACTAAAGCTATCCGAGAAATGTGAATTCCCCATTGTAGAAGCCACGGAAGATAAAAATGGTGACGGGATTACTTGGCACAAGTTATCAGTTATTATGGACAgagttttctttaatatttacctTCTACTGATTATTATGAGTACCAGTATGTTACTTATGGTGATCTTTATTCATTATTCCAAAGCCTAA
- the LOC139516938 gene encoding neuronal acetylcholine receptor subunit alpha-7-like isoform X1, whose translation MKRKRLILSLILFEILYVNAAGPTKPEYSPDLETALRAELFNQYEVLQRPQQSVNVTVTLTILTVNDLSIKDQALSISGYLNVAWVDDRLDWSNTSTTVQDYSNVKFLFSTEEYVWRPALIIENSVNDISIISDKTIPMRITSRGVIFWNPSGIYVVSCESDTTYYPLDSQECSIKVSSWAYTSTEVHLTLGDPPIDLSFYSANGEWDLIGSSGTKSGDKTRGSDSFSSLTFTVKLQRRPMFHILNTLFPVALMALLIAMVFKLDVESGEKIGFALTVLLAYAVYLTMISDNIPSTSVTVCYLSLYLAFIFSLGGISVVLTIFVLSLHHKPEEDEIPRWVKSLTNTVLLKMALMKSCGKCCRNSSKVTEIKKLKLSEKCEFPIVEATEDKNGDGITWHKLSVIMDRVFFNIYLLLIIMSTSMLLMVIFIHYSKA comes from the exons AAATATTATATGTCAATGCTGCTGGACCCACCAAACCAGAGTACAGTCCGGATCTTGAGACAGCGCTTCGAGCTGAACTGTTTAACCAATACGAGGTCCTTCAAAGACCACAACAATCCGTTAATGTTACTGTGACCTTGACCATTTTGACCGTGAACGACCTG AGCATCAAAGACCAAGCACTCTCAATATCAGGCTACTTAAATGTG GCGTGGGTAGATGATCGACTTGATTGGTCAAATACTTCCACGACTGTGCAAGACTATAGTAATGTCAAATTTTTGTTCAGTACTGAAGAATATGTTTGGAGACCAGCCCTTATTATAGAAAATTC GGTGAACGATATAAGTATCATAAGCGATAAAACCATTCCAATGCGTATAACCAGTAGAGGGGTTATCTTTTGGAATCCATCAGGTATTTACGTAGTTAGTTGTGAATCGGATACTACATATTATCCCCTCGACTCACAGGAGTGTTCTATTAAGGTTTCTTCGTGGGCATACACGTCAACTGAAGTACACTTGACACTGGGTGATCCGCCGATTGATTTGAGTTTTTATTCAGCTAACGGTGAATGGGATCTAATTGGATCCAGTGGTACAAAATCTGGTGATAAAACAAGAGGCTCAGACTCGTTTTCATCTTTAACGTTTACAGTCAAATTGCAGCGACGACCTATGTTCCATATTCTCAACACCTTATTTCCGGTCGCATTAATGGCGCTCCTAATAGCAATGGtattcaagttggatgtagagtCTGGTGAAAAGATAGGATTTGCCTTGACTGTCCTGTTGGCCTATGCAGTGTATTTGACAATGATATCTGATAATATTCCAAGTACATCAGTAACTGTTTGTTATCTGT cgTTGTACCTGGCATTTATTTTTTCGTTAGGGGGCATATCAGTTGTCCTCACAATCTTTGTTCTCAGTTTACATCACAAACCAGAAGAAGATGAAATACCACGATGGGTGAAATCTCTCACAAACACAGTTCTTCTTAAAATGGCATTAATGAAAAGCTGTGGAAAATGCTGCAGAAATTCTTCCAAAGTAACAGAGATCAAGAAACTAAAGCTATCCGAGAAATGTGAATTCCCCATTGTAGAAGCCACGGAAGATAAAAATGGTGACGGGATTACTTGGCACAAGTTATCAGTTATTATGGACAgagttttctttaatatttacctTCTACTGATTATTATGAGTACCAGTATGTTACTTATGGTGATCTTTATTCATTATTCCAAAGCCTAA